A genomic region of bacterium contains the following coding sequences:
- a CDS encoding ABC transporter permease encodes MRFWHTGRTTRAAALVLAAIIVAVIGAPVLARISPFVMNIPVRLRGPSPAHVLGTDGMGRDVWARMLFGGRLSLTVGLVAVAIEFALGTAVGVMAGYAGGWLDLIVMRLTDIMLGMPGLILALFVVALLGPGLFNVMIALGIGGTPGVARLVRGVTLGIRERDYVQGAVAVGLPPVWIALRYLLPNALPPVLALVTLDTGTIILAAAGLSFIGLGAQPPSPEWGAMLSDAQKYFPNGWWLSVFPGLAITVVVLCLNIVGDAVRDVLDPHLFRGAR; translated from the coding sequence ATGCGCTTCTGGCACACCGGACGCACCACGCGGGCGGCCGCCCTCGTCCTGGCCGCGATCATCGTTGCGGTGATCGGCGCGCCGGTGCTCGCCCGGATCAGCCCGTTCGTCATGAACATCCCGGTTCGGCTGCGCGGCCCGTCGCCCGCCCACGTGCTGGGCACCGACGGGATGGGACGCGACGTGTGGGCGCGGATGCTGTTTGGGGGCCGGCTGTCCCTGACGGTCGGGTTGGTGGCGGTCGCGATCGAATTCGCGCTAGGAACCGCCGTGGGCGTGATGGCAGGCTACGCCGGGGGCTGGCTGGATCTCATCGTGATGCGCCTGACCGACATCATGCTCGGCATGCCGGGATTGATTCTCGCGCTCTTCGTCGTCGCGCTCCTCGGGCCGGGGCTCTTCAACGTGATGATCGCGCTCGGGATCGGCGGGACGCCCGGCGTGGCGCGGCTCGTTCGCGGCGTGACGCTCGGCATCCGGGAGCGCGACTACGTCCAGGGCGCGGTGGCCGTGGGACTGCCACCCGTGTGGATCGCGCTGCGGTACCTCCTGCCGAACGCGCTCCCGCCGGTGCTCGCGCTCGTGACCCTCGACACCGGGACGATCATTCTCGCCGCGGCCGGGCTGAGCTTCATCGGCCTCGGCGCGCAGCCTCCGTCGCCAGAATGGGGGGCAATGCTCTCCGATGCGCAAAAGTATTTCCCGAACGGGTGGTGGCTGAGCGTGTTTCCCGGCCTCGCGATCACCGTCGTCGTGCTGTGTCTCAACATCGTCGGGGACGCCGTGCGCGACGTGTTGGATCCCCATCTCTTCCGGGGGGCCCGCTAG
- a CDS encoding ABC transporter permease, whose amino-acid sequence MYALRRLALFVPVWIGVAVLTFAMMRLIGGDPAQALYGGGALSVAALQEVHHRLGLDRPLLVQLGAFLFNAVRGNFGDSWQSGTAVGPMLAQRFPYTLELALTGLGLGTAAGLVLGIIAAVRQGSSLDRALLIGSLLLLSVPGFWLGILLIYLFSVHLGWLPVAGAVGWQSLVMPAGVLAATGAPIVARVARAGMLEVLRTEYIRTARAKGLGERMVLLRHALRNALNPIVTIVGLLFGNLLGGAIIVEQVFSRPGIGTLAVQAIFARDYPLIQGIVLYTSTVFLILNLVVDLSYTLTDPRVRFD is encoded by the coding sequence ATGTACGCGCTTCGACGCCTCGCGTTGTTCGTTCCGGTCTGGATCGGCGTGGCGGTGCTCACCTTTGCGATGATGCGGTTGATCGGGGGTGACCCAGCCCAGGCCCTCTACGGCGGGGGCGCGCTGAGCGTCGCCGCCCTGCAGGAGGTGCACCATCGGCTGGGGTTGGATCGCCCGTTGCTTGTGCAACTCGGTGCCTTCTTGTTCAACGCTGTGCGCGGCAACTTCGGAGACTCCTGGCAATCCGGGACGGCGGTGGGGCCGATGCTTGCCCAGCGGTTTCCGTACACGCTCGAGCTCGCGCTGACGGGGCTCGGGCTCGGCACGGCCGCGGGGCTCGTGCTCGGGATCATCGCCGCGGTCCGTCAAGGGTCGTCGCTCGATCGCGCCCTCCTCATCGGCTCGTTGCTGCTCTTGTCGGTGCCCGGTTTTTGGCTGGGAATCCTGCTCATCTACCTGTTCTCCGTCCACCTCGGGTGGCTGCCCGTCGCCGGGGCGGTCGGATGGCAGTCGCTGGTGATGCCCGCCGGCGTGCTCGCCGCGACGGGCGCGCCGATCGTGGCGCGCGTCGCCCGCGCGGGCATGCTCGAGGTGCTACGTACGGAGTACATCCGGACGGCCCGCGCGAAGGGGCTCGGCGAGCGCATGGTGCTGCTCCGTCATGCGCTCCGCAACGCGCTGAATCCGATTGTCACCATCGTCGGACTGTTGTTCGGCAACCTGCTGGGCGGCGCGATTATCGTCGAGCAGGTGTTCTCCCGCCCCGGGATCGGCACGCTCGCGGTTCAGGCGATCTTTGCGCGGGACTACCCGCTCATCCAGGGCATTGTGCTCTACACTTCGACGGTGTTTCTCATCCTGAATCTTGTGGTCGATCTCTCGTACACGCTAACGGACCCCCGCGTGCGCTTCGACTAG
- a CDS encoding CocE/NonD family hydrolase yields MNPDALLPVVMQLDVRVPMRDGVELSVDLFLPDAPRGTLSTWPAILQRTPYDNARRLYPKFHWVEVARYFAAHGYVFVSQDVRGRGDSDGVWHPFMNEAEDGYDTVEWIARQPWSSGRVGMMGGSYGGLVQWLAAREGPPHLTTLVSTAAAGRLMEELPYRHGKLRPPWAMWWLNMVAGRTVQPPELIEWPRVIRTRPAKDVDLAVGRRNTVWREWLAHPTLDDYWRQMGMLNRFAQLDLPVMHITGWFDGDQLGQLYYWREMAVHSPARDRQFLLAGPWDHAGTRAPEPRFGGLEFGDAAMLDMNAIHLRWFDYWLKGRGAAPTDFARGCRSRIFLMGENRWRDDPTWPPPAAVGERWCFRSGGRANTVSGDGRLEPAPPPEGEPPDRYTYDPDAPTPSSEPPDVYPPAEVRLDERWLLGREDVLVYTSEALAQPMEVTGHPLVVLEAATDAPDTDFAATLYDVFPDGRSMALCDGIVRASYRNDSGRPESSPLAPGRPYTYRIELVAISNVFLPGHRVRVAVMSARWPAYDRNPNTGAPPGDDAVARPAAQVVLHEHGRASHLLIPVVPRGTA; encoded by the coding sequence ATGAACCCCGACGCACTTCTTCCCGTCGTGATGCAGCTCGATGTGCGCGTTCCGATGCGCGACGGGGTGGAACTCTCGGTTGATCTGTTTCTGCCCGACGCGCCGCGCGGAACGTTGTCGACGTGGCCGGCGATCCTGCAGCGGACCCCTTATGACAACGCCCGTCGTCTCTACCCGAAATTCCATTGGGTGGAGGTGGCGCGATACTTCGCGGCCCACGGCTACGTCTTCGTGAGTCAGGACGTCCGCGGCCGGGGAGACTCTGACGGCGTGTGGCACCCGTTCATGAACGAGGCCGAGGACGGCTACGACACGGTGGAGTGGATCGCGCGGCAGCCGTGGTCGAGCGGCCGCGTGGGGATGATGGGGGGCTCGTACGGCGGTCTCGTGCAGTGGCTGGCGGCGCGCGAGGGACCGCCGCACCTTACCACGCTGGTCAGCACCGCGGCGGCGGGGCGATTGATGGAAGAACTGCCGTATCGACATGGTAAGCTGCGTCCGCCGTGGGCGATGTGGTGGTTGAACATGGTCGCGGGTCGCACGGTGCAACCCCCTGAGTTGATCGAGTGGCCGCGCGTCATCCGCACGCGTCCTGCCAAGGACGTGGACCTCGCCGTCGGTCGACGCAACACGGTGTGGCGCGAGTGGCTCGCGCATCCAACGCTCGACGACTACTGGCGACAGATGGGTATGCTAAACCGCTTCGCCCAACTCGACTTGCCGGTGATGCACATCACCGGGTGGTTCGACGGAGACCAGCTCGGGCAGCTCTACTATTGGCGCGAGATGGCCGTGCACTCGCCGGCCCGCGACCGCCAGTTTCTGCTTGCCGGTCCGTGGGATCACGCTGGCACCCGGGCGCCCGAGCCGCGGTTCGGCGGGCTCGAGTTCGGGGATGCGGCGATGCTCGACATGAACGCGATCCACCTCCGGTGGTTCGACTACTGGCTGAAGGGCCGCGGCGCTGCGCCGACGGATTTTGCCCGCGGGTGCCGCAGTCGGATCTTTCTCATGGGGGAGAATCGCTGGCGGGACGATCCGACGTGGCCGCCGCCCGCCGCCGTGGGCGAACGCTGGTGCTTTCGGAGCGGCGGCCGTGCGAACACGGTTTCCGGCGACGGCCGACTCGAACCGGCGCCGCCGCCGGAGGGCGAGCCCCCGGACCGCTACACATACGATCCGGACGCGCCGACCCCATCGAGCGAGCCCCCGGACGTGTATCCGCCCGCCGAGGTCCGGTTGGACGAACGTTGGTTGTTGGGACGCGAGGACGTGCTGGTCTACACCTCGGAGGCGCTGGCGCAGCCCATGGAGGTGACCGGTCATCCGCTCGTGGTCCTCGAGGCCGCCACGGATGCCCCCGACACGGACTTCGCCGCCACACTGTACGACGTGTTTCCGGACGGCAGAAGCATGGCACTATGCGACGGCATCGTTCGCGCGTCCTACCGCAACGACTCCGGTCGCCCGGAGTCGTCCCCGCTCGCCCCCGGGCGGCCATACACCTATCGCATCGAATTGGTCGCGATCAGCAACGTGTTCCTGCCCGGGCACCGGGTGCGTGTGGCCGTGATGTCGGCGCGCTGGCCCGCCTACGATCGCAACCCGAACACGGGTGCGCCGCCAGGCGACGATGCCGTCGCGCGGCCCGCCGCACAGGTCGTGCTGCACGAGCATGGCCGCGCCAGCCACCTGCTGATCCCGGTTGTGCCCCGCGGCACGGCCTGA
- a CDS encoding ABC transporter substrate-binding protein codes for MSGRIARRLRRGYAAAALIALVLTPWGGRSAALGAAGPSVGGAFVLAVQQDPKTLDAPRMTLADEDEISNYIGAALTAIAPDGRVVPWLADRWEWSPNGKTLTFHLKPGIMFHSGKPMTAADVKTTFERDVDPATASPYDRDFLSSVASFDAPDSTTLVLRLKAPDGGLLETLASPGYLQPTDPSAVAKWGNQYAQHPSSVGPFMFKEWLPGQTVTLARNPAYRWGPSFDHPGPPYVNELVFRVIPQLTSQMAAFQSGTLSALLSVPPEQWDTYATNPKYHFFKTVGPRVYYVELNLKNAMFQDLRVRQALNDAMDRNAIVASVFNGHAVANWAPFSPLLAGYWKGSENAYRHDLAHARQLLSEAGYTYQGGTLQKGGRPVALRLVTRSYQPFTDLAQVVQAQLQELGIGTTITAYEVSTALARLKAGDYDVSVSSYAWDSDPGLVLRLVLQTGGSLDFSTYDSPAFNELSRLYQTTISPTVRIQLMQRLQAQFLRDVPWAMLAAEVNGRVVQGGFGGVILNRATGELLVENAYVAK; via the coding sequence ATGTCAGGACGAATCGCTAGGCGGCTTCGCCGGGGGTACGCCGCGGCCGCCCTCATCGCCCTCGTGCTCACTCCGTGGGGAGGCCGTTCCGCGGCCCTGGGCGCGGCCGGGCCGAGCGTCGGGGGCGCGTTCGTGCTGGCCGTTCAACAGGACCCCAAGACGCTCGACGCGCCTCGCATGACGCTGGCCGACGAAGATGAGATCTCGAACTACATCGGCGCCGCGCTGACGGCGATCGCGCCGGACGGCCGCGTCGTGCCGTGGCTCGCCGATCGATGGGAATGGAGCCCGAACGGGAAGACCTTGACCTTCCACCTGAAGCCGGGGATCATGTTCCACAGCGGGAAACCCATGACTGCGGCGGACGTCAAGACCACCTTTGAACGGGACGTCGATCCGGCCACGGCGTCCCCCTACGATCGGGATTTTCTGTCGTCCGTGGCCTCGTTTGACGCCCCCGACAGTACGACCTTGGTCTTGCGGCTGAAGGCCCCGGACGGCGGCTTGCTCGAGACGCTCGCCAGCCCGGGGTATTTGCAACCGACCGATCCGAGCGCGGTCGCGAAGTGGGGGAACCAGTACGCGCAGCATCCGTCGAGCGTCGGTCCGTTCATGTTCAAGGAGTGGCTCCCGGGTCAGACGGTGACCCTCGCGCGGAATCCCGCGTACCGCTGGGGGCCGAGTTTCGACCACCCCGGACCTCCGTACGTCAACGAGTTGGTGTTTCGGGTCATCCCGCAACTCACGTCACAGATGGCGGCGTTCCAGTCCGGCACGCTCTCCGCGCTGCTCAGCGTGCCGCCGGAGCAGTGGGACACCTACGCGACGAACCCGAAATATCATTTCTTCAAAACGGTGGGTCCGCGCGTCTACTACGTCGAGTTGAACCTGAAGAACGCCATGTTTCAGGATCTGCGCGTCCGGCAGGCGCTGAACGACGCGATGGATCGCAACGCCATCGTCGCTAGCGTGTTTAACGGGCACGCGGTCGCCAATTGGGCGCCGTTCAGTCCGCTGCTGGCCGGGTACTGGAAGGGATCGGAGAACGCCTACCGGCACGATCTCGCGCACGCTCGGCAGCTGCTCTCGGAGGCCGGGTATACCTACCAAGGTGGGACGTTGCAGAAGGGAGGGCGCCCGGTCGCGCTGCGCTTGGTGACGCGGTCCTACCAGCCGTTCACCGATCTCGCCCAGGTGGTCCAAGCGCAGCTGCAGGAACTGGGGATCGGGACGACGATTACGGCGTACGAGGTCAGCACCGCGCTGGCGCGGCTCAAGGCGGGCGACTACGACGTCTCCGTTTCGAGCTACGCGTGGGATTCGGACCCAGGGCTGGTGCTCCGGTTGGTGCTGCAAACGGGTGGCTCGCTGGACTTCTCGACGTACGATAGTCCGGCGTTCAACGAGCTGTCGCGTCTATACCAGACCACGATCTCGCCCACCGTGCGCATTCAGTTGATGCAGCGGCTCCAGGCGCAATTCTTGCGCGACGTGCCCTGGGCGATGCTCGCTGCGGAGGTGAACGGTCGCGTCGTGCAGGGCGGGTTCGGGGGCGTCATCCTGAACCGTGCCACGGGGGAGCTGCTGGTCGAGAACGCGTACGTCGCCAAGTGA
- a CDS encoding MarR family winged helix-turn-helix transcriptional regulator, with protein MAESAFAFAAPESPGFLLWQTTVVWQRQIKEALEPFEISHAQFVILAILLWSQEAETEPNQTLIARQSKLDKMTVSTSLKKLGVKRYVRRTESDRDPRANSVRLTDRGKQLATKLVPIVEGIDKTFFGVLTPTRQRELVTTLASLLREERG; from the coding sequence ATGGCTGAGTCCGCGTTTGCCTTTGCCGCGCCCGAGAGCCCCGGGTTCCTCCTCTGGCAAACGACCGTCGTCTGGCAGAGGCAGATCAAAGAGGCGCTGGAGCCTTTCGAGATCTCTCATGCCCAGTTCGTGATCCTGGCGATCCTGTTGTGGTCGCAAGAGGCTGAAACGGAGCCGAACCAGACGCTGATCGCGCGTCAGTCCAAGCTCGACAAGATGACGGTGTCCACATCGCTGAAGAAATTGGGTGTGAAACGGTATGTCAGACGAACCGAAAGCGACCGGGACCCCCGGGCAAATTCGGTGCGCTTAACGGACAGAGGCAAACAGCTCGCAACGAAGCTGGTGCCGATCGTCGAAGGGATCGACAAGACGTTCTTCGGTGTGCTCACGCCAACCCGGCAGCGCGAACTCGTCACCACGTTGGCAAGTCTGTTGCGGGAGGAACGGGGATGA
- a CDS encoding EVE domain-containing protein, with product MNKTRYWIGAASKDHVRMGIKGGFAQFCHGKLGPAEKLSKGDWVILYSSKQRFGEPTVCQEFTAIGQVVDAAPTQVEQAPGFKPYRRKVRYHKSRAVNIRPLIEKLSFIRNRARWGMAFRFGFLEIRPDDFGTIATEMLSNAGRDRTPLPAIPARLPRDRARARAQGAGPDQPATTTRSRPSAFAR from the coding sequence ATGAACAAGACACGCTACTGGATCGGCGCGGCGTCGAAAGACCACGTGCGCATGGGAATCAAGGGGGGCTTTGCGCAGTTCTGCCACGGGAAGCTGGGTCCGGCCGAGAAACTCTCGAAAGGCGATTGGGTGATTCTCTACTCAAGCAAGCAGAGATTCGGCGAACCCACGGTCTGCCAAGAATTCACCGCGATCGGTCAGGTGGTTGACGCGGCGCCAACCCAAGTCGAGCAGGCCCCTGGGTTCAAACCCTACAGGCGCAAGGTCAGGTATCATAAGTCCCGGGCGGTCAACATACGGCCGCTGATTGAGAAACTCTCGTTCATACGAAACAGGGCGAGATGGGGGATGGCGTTTCGATTCGGGTTTCTCGAAATCCGCCCGGACGATTTTGGCACGATTGCGACCGAGATGCTGTCGAACGCCGGGCGTGATCGAACGCCGCTGCCCGCGATACCCGCGCGTTTGCCGCGGGACCGCGCCCGTGCGCGCGCGCAAGGCGCCGGCCCCGATCAGCCTGCCACGACGACCCGATCTCGCCCTTCGGCCTTCGCCCGGTAG
- a CDS encoding diguanylate cyclase encodes MGGVVKPTKSGNVRGGGRRSPTVDARVPPPSARSDVPFRVLFETSPLPMCIYDFNTLRYLAVNEAAVLHYGYSRAEFLSMRISDIRPAEDVPALLATVRKQSPGLQTTGEWRHRRRDGQIITVSVFTHVLRWAGRKAVIALMQDITDQKRAEAAVRESERRYRGLFDGIPIGLYRRGRDGAFVDVNLALVSILGYSSREALLAAEPGDLYVDAQKFREANELAADRVLDFETQLRRRDGTMVWVLETIRGVADAAGLVTVYEGAIRDITRRRKMEEAVRQAHAELQASAAVLERERHEISFLAGMSDLLLACATVDEAYVAAARSLAELLPGTSGALCVTSASRDSVEATSVWGAAPPGDSVFAPNDCWALRQGRIHSAGPTGVALVCRHLAAVSSDTCLCVPLAAHGETLGVLVLRVPDTSADPIAVQRLAGAAAQRIAPAIANLRLRDSLRAQSIRDPLTGLFNRRYLEETLDRELRRAQRRGVPVGIIMLDLDRFKAFNDTFGHEAGDTVLREFGAFLRARVRAEDIPCRYGGEEFVLILPEFDGTAVFERAQELREGVKHLSVLHGGRVLGPLSVSAGVVVFPEHGSTMAASLRAVDAALYRAKAEGRDRVVVAG; translated from the coding sequence AGCCCGCTGCCCATGTGCATCTACGACTTCAACACACTGCGGTATCTTGCGGTCAATGAGGCCGCGGTCCTCCACTACGGGTACTCTCGTGCGGAGTTTCTGTCGATGCGCATCAGCGACATTCGCCCCGCAGAGGACGTCCCGGCGCTGCTGGCCACGGTCCGGAAGCAGAGCCCGGGGTTGCAGACAACGGGCGAGTGGCGGCACCGCCGCAGGGACGGTCAAATCATCACCGTCAGCGTCTTCACCCACGTGCTGCGGTGGGCCGGTCGTAAGGCGGTGATCGCCCTGATGCAGGACATCACCGACCAAAAGCGCGCCGAGGCAGCGGTGCGAGAGTCGGAGAGGCGATACCGCGGGTTGTTTGACGGGATCCCGATCGGCCTCTATCGTCGCGGCCGCGACGGCGCCTTCGTCGACGTGAATCTGGCGCTCGTAAGCATCCTCGGGTACTCGAGTCGGGAAGCGTTGCTCGCGGCCGAGCCCGGCGACCTGTACGTCGATGCGCAGAAGTTCCGCGAGGCCAACGAGCTGGCGGCCGACCGCGTGCTTGATTTCGAGACGCAACTACGCCGACGCGACGGCACCATGGTGTGGGTCCTCGAGACGATTCGTGGCGTCGCCGATGCCGCCGGGCTCGTGACCGTCTACGAGGGCGCGATTCGGGACATCACCCGCCGCAGAAAGATGGAAGAGGCCGTTCGACAGGCGCACGCGGAACTTCAAGCATCCGCCGCCGTGTTGGAGCGCGAGCGACATGAAATCTCGTTCCTCGCCGGTATGAGCGACCTCCTCCTCGCCTGTGCCACCGTCGACGAAGCGTATGTCGCGGCGGCGCGCAGCCTCGCCGAGCTGCTGCCGGGAACGTCTGGGGCGCTGTGTGTCACCAGCGCGTCGCGAGACTCCGTTGAGGCGACGAGCGTCTGGGGCGCGGCGCCGCCGGGCGACTCCGTGTTTGCTCCAAACGACTGCTGGGCGTTGCGACAGGGGCGAATTCACAGCGCCGGGCCGACGGGCGTGGCGCTGGTCTGTCGGCATCTTGCGGCCGTATCGTCGGACACCTGCCTGTGCGTCCCGCTGGCCGCGCACGGCGAAACCCTAGGCGTGCTGGTGCTGCGCGTTCCCGACACGAGTGCGGATCCGATCGCCGTCCAGCGCTTGGCCGGCGCGGCCGCCCAGCGAATCGCCCCGGCGATCGCCAACCTTCGCCTCCGGGACTCGCTGCGTGCCCAGTCGATCCGCGACCCGTTGACGGGGTTGTTCAACCGGCGGTACCTGGAGGAGACCCTAGATCGAGAATTGCGGCGCGCGCAGCGGCGGGGTGTCCCGGTCGGGATCATCATGCTCGATCTTGACCGCTTCAAGGCGTTCAACGACACGTTCGGACACGAGGCGGGCGACACCGTGCTGCGAGAGTTCGGCGCGTTTCTCCGCGCGCGGGTGCGGGCGGAGGATATCCCGTGCCGGTACGGCGGGGAGGAGTTCGTGTTGATCTTACCGGAGTTCGACGGCACCGCCGTGTTCGAACGCGCGCAAGAACTCCGGGAGGGCGTGAAACACCTCTCCGTGCTCCACGGCGGCCGCGTGTTGGGACCGCTGAGCGTGTCTGCGGGTGTGGTCGTCTTTCCCGAACACGGGTCGACGATGGCGGCCTCGCTTCGAGCGGTCGACGCCGCCCTCTACCGGGCGAAGGCCGAAGGGCGAGATCGGGTCGTCGTGGCAGGCTGA